GTGGGAAATCTCCTTAAGTAGTTGAGATCCCTCGCTCTCTTGTGTGCGCTCTCACTTTGTGTTCTCTCTCTCGTGCGGTTCAAACACCTTTTGCTTGCACTAACTTCCTGTTTGCAGTGTGTTCCAATTCCACAACATACCCCAAACGGCCTTGCGCCCAATTAACTAACTATGACTTTTTGGCTGCGCGCTCTCTTCCAATTGGAATGCAATCGAGCAGCATTCGGATGCTGCGTAcagttgtttttggttttttctattttgttgcTGTACCCAACAATGAAGTCGGACTCAGTTGCGTCTTCAGTCTTATTTATAGAATCGGTTTGACTCAGTTGTCTCTTTTGctttgccagcagcaacagccacaacaacaacaacgactggttacaattgcaatttatgtcGCACACTattcctctccctctctcgctctgtcaaACTCGTTGTACTGCATTCCATTCGACACACAACAAGTTGCAATGGTTCGCTCTCTCAATGCGCTGCACATTTTTGGAATTgtcgcgctctctctctctctctgtcttcctCTCTTGCTGATCAGTGGGGCAAACACACTGGAAACTCACATTgggcaaatatttatgctcatgtcttgctttgttgttttgtttttatttttaagtgttttttttttgtcgtttttggGTGCTGCTCTTGCCCAGCTGCTCAActttgttattcttgttgctATTTACTtatgtgaatttttttattgtggctgtgttttttttttttatatagtactgTGTGCATGCGCCACTGCCGCCAAGTTCAAGGCTGCGCTTTCGTTGGCTTATCAACGTCGCCGCTTCGGGCGTTAAACCCAAAAaacacagttttttttttaaccgcagctcaaccaaaaaaaaaaaaattaaaataaataatgcgacgacaacattttcaattaaaatcaacaagaaaaaaaaatagagtaAGAATCGGCTTGGCGAGGGGGAAATACGCGCACGCCATATTCGAATACCTTTTTAATCAATgccaataaaacaaaatgaaaaaccaacaaaaaactattgcaaaaaaaaaagagtaacgaaatcaaatcaaataaaatagcaacaatttcaaggtcaattttatttttacgcACTTTTTTGTTGAGCTCTCTTCTCTGTATCGCCGTCTATTTTGGCATGGGAAATTTAAAACGCATAAAAAAAGCGCTCATCGTCGTACGTTGtcgttattttattttttttatttgtgtgttaatcttttaattgctgttgttttgtttttcctctTTATACTCCaagtgtgtgttagtgtgtgtttatttagCTGCCACTCGACAACTTATCGCCCCTGATTTGTTTTCtagactaaaaaaaaaaaaagtttcagttGCGATCTTGATAAAAGGCGAAAAAAATGGCATAATAcaaaaggaaagcaaaaacaaattcatatttgtttttttctattgCCTATACATATTCACACTCAACAATATTTCGCAGATATAGCCGAGAgtgtaatttattatattcaactttgtttattcacttttttcgcaaatcaacaaatttgcgttttaagttattttttctccgctgttttttgtttgttatcaTTTCTCGCATTTCGTCTCACTGTTCGGTCGGTCGATCTTCTTGCCAAAAGtccaacacacaaaacaaaaaaaaaaagtaaattgtttCCCACGTTCCAGCTTTTGATTTTTCTAATTTGCGAATTTCAAACTGGGTTGGCAACGCGAAACTATAAACATGAAGGGAAGGAAAGAAACTGCTGATAAGCGGTCATAATTCATACTGCTGGAAAGAAACCGTTAACCTCTACCCCTTTTTTTGGCTGCCATTTGCCTGTGTTGTGTCTTTGGCGTGGGCCAAAGCTCAAAAGCGTTTCACATCTTTCACAATAAATGTTTCAATGCCAACAGTTTCATGTAGTGTGTGActagagtgtgtgtatgtgtgtgtgtgtgcagttcAACAACCAGTTTAGAATTTCTTAGGGAGCAGCAAAGAAGCGAAGCTGCGAAAAAATAAAGCGCTTGTTTAGCGCCCGGGGTTGTTGGGGACGCGGGGAAACAAGTTGGCAAAGCGCGCTCGCTTTCGTTGGCTCTGTCTCTgccttctctctgtctcttcgTCGCCTGTTAATTTAGCAATTTGAGCAAAATTcctttttctgctttttttctcgttcgttcgttcccattcccattgTTCGCTTGCCATCTCGCTTGCGCTCgcattcatttcaataaatcACACAAGGAATATTGTATGTGTGGTCACAAGTAGAGctttcaatgtgtgtgtgtgcttgagtgTGCGATTGACCCACGAAAGTGTCGCTGGCAAGTTGTGCGCCTGAGTGCAGCACTTGGCCATTGACAACTTTGTCGCCTGCGCATTTAAGCATCGCATATTTCGAATGCATATTTTTGGTTGTTATTTTAGCTTAGTAGAATTTATGTTAATGcgtttaattgttaattactATTGTAGGGGATTTTGTATATCATTTGGCAAATTGCGTTTATTATAAACTTCATATTagatatttgtttttttctttgttttctctttaatTGAtcttaaattagaatttagtTAAATGAATGAAGTGATTTATTTGCAGTTTAAACATTAGAATAAAAAGCGTGCAGCtttgcaaaagaaattaatgaatatacaaattcttataaggaatataaaaaattaatatatattttgcgacGTTTCTTAATTGTAAACAAAGCATACAAAGGCAGTTGAGTTTGTGTTTTTATAACAGAACATAAAAATGTTAGTCATCGATGAGATTGAGAAAGCTGAATTTCATTGCACGATAACCGACAAACACTCCACTATATGTTAGTGCTAGAGATTATAAAGATTAGAATtccaataaaaaatactagtTATTTTTAACGAAATTACTTTTGTTTGAAAACattctaatttaaaattggacATTTTAGGATAGGtataatatagaatttataaattaaaatatataaagaaaaactataCCAAGAAACCCGCCCATATGTAATTTTATACTGAAACTCTAACTAACTgtttgtctctttctctctacttGCAGTCAAAGTGTGCGAGAAGCGTCTGATACTGCGAGAGCACAAGCAGGAGTACAtcaagcgagagcgagaggtGATGCACATGATGACCAACGTGGAAGGCTTTGTGAATCTGTCGTGCACGTTCCAGGATCCACGCTCCCTCTACTTTGTGATGACGCATGCCCGCAACGGCGATCTCCTGCCCTACATCAATCGCGTCGGCAGCTTCGATGTCGCCTGCACCCGCCACTATGCCGCCGAACTTTTGCTCGCCTGCGAGCACATGCATCGTCGCAACGTTGTGCATCGCGATCTGAAGCCCGAGAATATTCTCTTGGATGAGGATATGCACACACTCATTGCGGACTTTGGTTCCGCCAAGGTGATGACACCCCGAGAGCGAACTTTGGCAGCGGCTCAGCTGGCGAGCACCGGAAACAATGAGGCGAACAATGGTCAGCGACGTCGTCGGTCGGCAAGGAGCTcggatgatgatgacgaggACAGCGAAGAGTTGTACGATGACATCGATGATGAGGATCAGGAGCAGGATGAACGCAACATCTACTACGGCGTCGAGgagaacgatgatgatgacgacaatGACGATGATGCCGCCGATGCGGATCCAGCCCGTTCACCACGCAATCGTCGCTTCCAGCGGCGTGCGCGACGTGGCAGCTTTGTGGGAACCGCTCAATACGTTTCCCCCGAGGTGCTGCAGAATGGTCCTATTACACCCGCTGCGGATCTTTGGGCCTTTGGCTGCATCATCTACCAGATGATCTCGGGTCTGCCGCCATTCCGTGGCAGCAACGATTATGTCATCTTCAAGGAGATTCTCGGTTGTGCTGTTGACTTCCCCCAGGGCTTCGATCAGGATGCCGAGGATCTGGTGCGTCGTCTACTCAAAATTGATCCCCGCGAGCGTCTGGGAGCTCAGGATGAATTCGGCTACTACGAGAGCATTCGTGCGCACCCCTTCTTCGCCGGCATCGATTGGCAAACATTGCGTCAACAGACTCCACCTCCCATCTATCCCTATCTGCCCGGTGTTAGCCAGGACGAGGAGCTGCGCAGTGGACATGGTAACAACTACAGTCTGCCCATCAGCGGAGATCTGGAACCCGGACTCGATGAGCGTCAGATCACACGACTGCTTAGCGCTGAACTTGGAGTTGGCAGCAGCGTGGCGGCGCCTGCCCAGAAGCCCTCAACAGCAAAGAGTAAGTCCCGAAAATCAGTTCCCATTGTGACAGCTTTTTAACCTTCTTTCGCTTTGTAGATTCCTTCGACTTGAGCGATGCACAGAAGTTGCAGCGTTTGGAGGCACAAAAGACTGACAAATGGCATGTGTTTGCCGATGGCGAGGTGATCCTCAAGATGGGTTTGGTCAACAAGCGTAAGGGTTTGTTTGCCCGCAAGCGCATGTTGTTGCTGACCACCGGACCCCGTCTCATCTACATCGATCCCGTGCAAATGATCAAGAAGGGCGAGATCCCATGGAGTCCCGAGTTGCGTGCCGAGATCAAGAACTTTAAGATCTTCTTTGTGCATACGGTAAGTGAAATGAATCTCTCAAGGATTTGGCAAatgtttgatttgttgttgccggaaaacgaaacgaaaacagTTGCAACAGTTTGTTGA
This is a stretch of genomic DNA from Drosophila albomicans strain 15112-1751.03 chromosome 3, ASM965048v2, whole genome shotgun sequence. It encodes these proteins:
- the LOC117572607 gene encoding 3-phosphoinositide-dependent protein kinase 1 isoform X2, with the translated sequence MLRSPNISDINTQQVATPSSGASIAAAAAVVVVSASSSSSVNNTEQQQQQQQQQQLNTTAATATTTTTATMPAMPKEKAATAVSLSESLKLKDFSPIFSAMATSATRLQQQQQQQHNTCGCGAESAATTATAAAVTATNTENNNNNNNNSSSSNNRYSSGRSMFIGGYTSPLAAAVASNSPSVTLTPQRVRMYSDNNTASTYQRRLQQHQQQQQQQQQQQEQQQQQQQQLQQQQQQQASTSPPAATQQTTPPPRRSPTDFIFGKYIGEGSFSIVYLAVDIHSRREYAIKVCEKRLILREHKQEYIKREREVMHMMTNVEGFVNLSCTFQDPRSLYFVMTHARNGDLLPYINRVGSFDVACTRHYAAELLLACEHMHRRNVVHRDLKPENILLDEDMHTLIADFGSAKVMTPRERTLAAAQLASTGNNEANNGQRRRRSARSSDDDDEDSEELYDDIDDEDQEQDERNIYYGVEENDDDDDNDDDAADADPARSPRNRRFQRRARRGSFVGTAQYVSPEVLQNGPITPAADLWAFGCIIYQMISGLPPFRGSNDYVIFKEILGCAVDFPQGFDQDAEDLVRRLLKIDPRERLGAQDEFGYYESIRAHPFFAGIDWQTLRQQTPPPIYPYLPGVSQDEELRSGHGNNYSLPISGDLEPGLDERQITRLLSAELGVGSSVAAPAQKPSTAKNSFDLSDAQKLQRLEAQKTDKWHVFADGEVILKMGLVNKRKGLFARKRMLLLTTGPRLIYIDPVQMIKKGEIPWSPELRAEIKNFKIFFVHTPNRTYYLDDPDGFAIQWAEAIENMSKLCYGDAAASATTTGGASISSFSCSTGGSSNSLAVYSSPANAGNYSISPASNSSSPTARRSSPSLKQQQQQQQSEARTSPTTTRGKKTASK
- the LOC117572607 gene encoding 3-phosphoinositide-dependent protein kinase 1 isoform X1 — encoded protein: MKCKSWCNKFNKIVGRKFKYIKINTQQVATPSSGASIAAAAAVVVVSASSSSSVNNTEQQQQQQQQQQLNTTAATATTTTTATMPAMPKEKAATAVSLSESLKLKDFSPIFSAMATSATRLQQQQQQQHNTCGCGAESAATTATAAAVTATNTENNNNNNNNSSSSNNRYSSGRSMFIGGYTSPLAAAVASNSPSVTLTPQRVRMYSDNNTASTYQRRLQQHQQQQQQQQQQQEQQQQQQQQLQQQQQQQASTSPPAATQQTTPPPRRSPTDFIFGKYIGEGSFSIVYLAVDIHSRREYAIKVCEKRLILREHKQEYIKREREVMHMMTNVEGFVNLSCTFQDPRSLYFVMTHARNGDLLPYINRVGSFDVACTRHYAAELLLACEHMHRRNVVHRDLKPENILLDEDMHTLIADFGSAKVMTPRERTLAAAQLASTGNNEANNGQRRRRSARSSDDDDEDSEELYDDIDDEDQEQDERNIYYGVEENDDDDDNDDDAADADPARSPRNRRFQRRARRGSFVGTAQYVSPEVLQNGPITPAADLWAFGCIIYQMISGLPPFRGSNDYVIFKEILGCAVDFPQGFDQDAEDLVRRLLKIDPRERLGAQDEFGYYESIRAHPFFAGIDWQTLRQQTPPPIYPYLPGVSQDEELRSGHGNNYSLPISGDLEPGLDERQITRLLSAELGVGSSVAAPAQKPSTAKNSFDLSDAQKLQRLEAQKTDKWHVFADGEVILKMGLVNKRKGLFARKRMLLLTTGPRLIYIDPVQMIKKGEIPWSPELRAEIKNFKIFFVHTPNRTYYLDDPDGFAIQWAEAIENMSKLCYGDAAASATTTGGASISSFSCSTGGSSNSLAVYSSPANAGNYSISPASNSSSPTARRSSPSLKQQQQQQQSEARTSPTTTRGKKTASK
- the LOC117572607 gene encoding 3-phosphoinositide-dependent protein kinase 1 isoform X3, producing MQQINTQQVATPSSGASIAAAAAVVVVSASSSSSVNNTEQQQQQQQQQQLNTTAATATTTTTATMPAMPKEKAATAVSLSESLKLKDFSPIFSAMATSATRLQQQQQQQHNTCGCGAESAATTATAAAVTATNTENNNNNNNNSSSSNNRYSSGRSMFIGGYTSPLAAAVASNSPSVTLTPQRVRMYSDNNTASTYQRRLQQHQQQQQQQQQQQEQQQQQQQQLQQQQQQQASTSPPAATQQTTPPPRRSPTDFIFGKYIGEGSFSIVYLAVDIHSRREYAIKVCEKRLILREHKQEYIKREREVMHMMTNVEGFVNLSCTFQDPRSLYFVMTHARNGDLLPYINRVGSFDVACTRHYAAELLLACEHMHRRNVVHRDLKPENILLDEDMHTLIADFGSAKVMTPRERTLAAAQLASTGNNEANNGQRRRRSARSSDDDDEDSEELYDDIDDEDQEQDERNIYYGVEENDDDDDNDDDAADADPARSPRNRRFQRRARRGSFVGTAQYVSPEVLQNGPITPAADLWAFGCIIYQMISGLPPFRGSNDYVIFKEILGCAVDFPQGFDQDAEDLVRRLLKIDPRERLGAQDEFGYYESIRAHPFFAGIDWQTLRQQTPPPIYPYLPGVSQDEELRSGHGNNYSLPISGDLEPGLDERQITRLLSAELGVGSSVAAPAQKPSTAKNSFDLSDAQKLQRLEAQKTDKWHVFADGEVILKMGLVNKRKGLFARKRMLLLTTGPRLIYIDPVQMIKKGEIPWSPELRAEIKNFKIFFVHTPNRTYYLDDPDGFAIQWAEAIENMSKLCYGDAAASATTTGGASISSFSCSTGGSSNSLAVYSSPANAGNYSISPASNSSSPTARRSSPSLKQQQQQQQSEARTSPTTTRGKKTASK